A genomic segment from Klebsiella africana encodes:
- the mepS gene encoding bifunctional murein DD-endopeptidase/murein LD-carboxypeptidase: protein MVKSQPILRYILRVAPAIAVAVLLSACSSTSTARNMHSETHAVGSGDLSSLQASQDEFETMVRNLDVKSRLMDQYASWKGVRYRLGGSTRKGIDCSAFVQRTFREQFGLELPRSTSEQQETGKSISRTQLRTGDLVLFRAGSTGRHVGIYLGNNQFVHASTSSGVTISSMDEPYWKKRYNEARRVLSRS, encoded by the coding sequence ATGGTCAAATCTCAGCCGATTTTGAGATACATCTTGCGGGTAGCCCCCGCGATTGCAGTAGCGGTTCTGCTTTCCGCGTGTAGTTCAACAAGTACCGCCAGGAATATGCATTCTGAGACGCATGCTGTGGGTAGTGGCGATTTATCATCACTGCAAGCCTCTCAGGATGAATTTGAAACAATGGTCCGTAACCTGGACGTTAAGTCCCGTTTAATGGATCAGTATGCCAGCTGGAAAGGCGTGCGTTACCGCCTCGGCGGCAGCACTCGTAAAGGTATCGACTGCTCGGCATTTGTGCAGCGCACCTTCCGCGAACAATTTGGTCTGGAACTGCCGCGTTCAACCTCTGAACAGCAGGAAACCGGAAAATCGATTTCCCGTACTCAGCTGCGGACGGGCGATCTGGTTCTGTTCCGCGCCGGCTCCACTGGCCGCCATGTCGGGATCTATCTCGGCAACAACCAGTTCGTTCACGCCTCCACCAGCAGTGGGGTGACCATCTCCAGCATGGATGAACCGTACTGGAAAAAGCGCTATAACGAAGCGCGTCGAGTTCTGAGCCGCTCGTAA
- a CDS encoding phosphatase PAP2 family protein has protein sequence MAMMKNRIPLILLLNIAGVALFCSWYLPANHGAWFPVDSAIFHFFNHGVSVSHAYAWLLAIINNRAFDACSLLAMGCLMLSYWLKAPAAGRRQIAIMGLVMLLAAVIINQLAQHLMPVQRASPSLFFDDITRVSDVVNFPTKDASKDSFPGDHGMMLLIFASFMWRYFGCRALAVALVIVVVFAFPRVMIGAHWFSDIAVGSLSAVLIGVPWVLMTPLSDKLIAFFDRYLPGRVSAK, from the coding sequence ATGGCTATGATGAAAAACCGAATTCCTTTAATCTTGCTGCTTAACATCGCGGGTGTGGCGCTATTTTGCTCCTGGTATCTGCCAGCCAACCATGGCGCATGGTTCCCGGTCGACTCCGCGATCTTCCATTTCTTTAACCATGGCGTCAGCGTCAGCCATGCTTATGCCTGGCTGTTGGCGATCATCAACAATCGCGCCTTCGACGCCTGTTCGCTGCTGGCGATGGGCTGTCTGATGCTCAGCTACTGGCTTAAAGCACCGGCGGCTGGCCGTCGCCAGATCGCTATCATGGGCCTGGTGATGCTGCTGGCGGCGGTGATCATCAACCAGCTCGCACAGCACCTGATGCCAGTTCAGCGCGCCAGCCCGTCGCTCTTTTTCGACGATATCACTCGTGTCAGCGATGTGGTTAACTTCCCCACCAAGGATGCCTCGAAAGACAGCTTCCCGGGCGATCATGGAATGATGCTGCTGATCTTCGCCAGCTTTATGTGGCGCTATTTCGGCTGCCGTGCGCTGGCCGTGGCGCTGGTGATAGTGGTGGTCTTTGCTTTCCCGCGCGTCATGATTGGCGCCCATTGGTTTAGCGATATTGCCGTCGGCTCTCTGAGTGCCGTTCTGATTGGCGTACCGTGGGTACTAATGACGCCACTGAGCGATAAATTAATCGCCTTTTTCGATCGCTACTTGCCCGGCAGAGTATCGGCGAAATAA
- a CDS encoding CobW family GTP-binding protein, which produces MTRTNLITGFLGSGKTTSILHLLAQKPADEKWAVLVNEFGEVGIDGALLADSGALLKEIPGGCMCCVNGLPMQVGLNTLLRQGKPDRLLIEPTGLGHPKQILDILTAAVYEPWIDLRATLCILDPRQLLDARAVSNDNFRDQLAAADIIVANKSDRETPESARALADWWQRWGGGRRKVSATQGNIDLTLLDEPRRNTAPLPASAEHVHHSRPTSGLAALSLPEHQRWRRHLNSGQGYQSCGWIFDAETVFDTIGLLEWARLAPVTRVKGVMRIAEGSVRINRQGDDLHIETLSVAPPDSRIELISVNEADWNGLQTSLLRLRLS; this is translated from the coding sequence GTGACCAGAACCAATTTGATCACCGGCTTTCTCGGCAGCGGTAAGACGACCTCAATTCTTCATCTGCTGGCGCAAAAGCCTGCGGATGAAAAATGGGCCGTACTGGTGAATGAGTTTGGCGAAGTCGGGATAGACGGTGCGCTGCTGGCCGACAGCGGTGCCCTGCTCAAAGAGATCCCCGGCGGCTGCATGTGCTGCGTCAATGGCCTGCCGATGCAGGTTGGGCTGAACACCCTGCTGCGCCAGGGCAAACCCGATCGCCTGCTGATCGAACCCACCGGTTTGGGCCACCCAAAGCAGATCCTCGATATCCTCACCGCGGCGGTGTATGAGCCCTGGATCGATCTGCGCGCCACGCTGTGCATCCTCGATCCCCGCCAGCTGCTGGATGCAAGAGCCGTCAGCAACGACAATTTCCGCGATCAGCTGGCTGCGGCGGACATCATTGTGGCTAATAAAAGCGATCGGGAAACCCCCGAAAGCGCCCGGGCGCTGGCCGACTGGTGGCAACGTTGGGGCGGCGGGCGTCGCAAGGTGTCGGCAACCCAGGGCAATATCGATCTGACCCTGCTCGATGAGCCACGACGGAACACCGCCCCGCTGCCGGCGAGCGCGGAGCATGTTCACCATTCCCGCCCGACCAGCGGTCTCGCCGCGCTCAGCCTCCCCGAGCACCAGCGCTGGCGCCGCCATCTGAATAGCGGCCAGGGTTACCAGTCCTGCGGCTGGATCTTCGACGCGGAAACGGTCTTTGACACCATCGGCCTGCTCGAATGGGCCCGCCTGGCACCTGTGACGCGCGTCAAAGGCGTGATGCGCATTGCCGAAGGGAGCGTGCGGATCAACCGTCAGGGTGATGATCTGCACATCGAAACCCTCAGCGTTGCTCCGCCCGATAGCCGGATCGAGCTTATCTCCGTGAATGAAGCCGACTGGAACGGGCTCCAGACCTCATTGTTGAGGCTTCGTTTAAGTTAA
- a CDS encoding mannitol dehydrogenase family protein, protein MTTIATATLPKNVQRPQYDRSQLRSRIVHFGFGAFHRAHQALLTDRVLNNAGGDWGICEISLFSGDTLMSQLREQDHLFTVLEKGADGNQPIVIGAVHECLNARLDSLAAIIEKFCEPQVAIVSLTITEKGYCIDPATGKLDPTHPRILHDLENPTLPQSAPGILVEALARRRERGLPPFTVLSCDNIPDNGHVVKNAVLGMAEKRSPALASWIADNVSFPGTMVDRIVPAATPESLAEIAAVLGVDDPCAISCEPFIQWVVEDHFVAGRPAWETAGVQMTDDVLPWEQMKLRMLNGSHSFLAWLGYLSGHAHVSDCMQDEVFRRAARQLMLDEQAPTLTITGVDLKAYADSLIARFSNPALKHRTWQIAMDGSQKLPQRMLDGIRVHLERGSRWPLLALGVAGWMRYVSGTDDAGQAIDVRDPLIDKIQQRVAQSNELQRVDALLELEEIFGRDLPRNAQFVAGIRAAWQQLATHGAREAVARALNS, encoded by the coding sequence ATGACAACAATTGCAACCGCTACGCTACCGAAGAATGTGCAACGTCCTCAATACGATCGCAGCCAGCTCCGCTCGCGTATTGTCCATTTCGGCTTTGGCGCATTTCATCGCGCGCACCAGGCGCTGCTGACCGATCGCGTGCTGAATAACGCCGGCGGCGACTGGGGGATCTGTGAAATCAGCCTGTTCAGCGGCGACACGCTGATGAGCCAGCTTCGCGAACAGGACCATCTCTTTACCGTGCTGGAAAAAGGCGCTGACGGCAACCAGCCCATTGTGATCGGCGCAGTGCACGAATGCCTGAACGCCAGGCTCGATTCACTGGCGGCGATTATCGAAAAATTTTGCGAACCGCAGGTGGCAATTGTCTCGCTGACCATCACCGAAAAAGGCTACTGCATCGATCCGGCGACCGGGAAGCTGGATCCAACGCATCCGCGCATCCTTCACGATCTGGAGAACCCGACGCTGCCGCAGTCGGCTCCCGGTATTTTAGTTGAAGCGCTGGCCCGCCGCCGGGAACGAGGCCTCCCGCCTTTTACCGTGCTCTCCTGCGATAATATTCCCGATAACGGCCACGTGGTAAAAAATGCGGTCCTCGGCATGGCGGAAAAACGCAGCCCGGCGCTGGCGAGCTGGATCGCCGACAACGTCAGCTTCCCGGGCACCATGGTGGATCGTATTGTTCCCGCCGCCACACCGGAGTCGCTGGCGGAAATCGCCGCCGTGTTGGGGGTGGACGATCCCTGCGCCATCAGCTGCGAACCCTTCATCCAGTGGGTGGTCGAAGACCACTTTGTCGCCGGACGACCCGCCTGGGAGACGGCAGGCGTACAGATGACCGACGATGTGCTGCCCTGGGAACAGATGAAGCTACGAATGCTCAACGGCAGCCACTCTTTCCTCGCCTGGCTTGGCTATCTGTCAGGTCATGCGCACGTCAGCGACTGCATGCAGGATGAGGTCTTCCGCCGCGCCGCCCGCCAGCTGATGCTTGACGAACAGGCCCCGACGTTGACCATTACCGGCGTCGATCTGAAAGCCTATGCCGACAGCCTGATCGCGCGCTTCAGCAATCCGGCGCTCAAACACCGCACCTGGCAAATCGCCATGGACGGCAGTCAGAAGCTGCCCCAGCGTATGCTCGATGGCATCCGCGTGCATCTTGAGCGCGGCAGCCGTTGGCCGCTGTTGGCCCTCGGCGTGGCCGGCTGGATGCGCTACGTCAGCGGCACGGATGATGCTGGTCAGGCGATCGATGTCCGCGACCCATTGATTGATAAGATCCAGCAACGGGTGGCGCAGAGTAATGAGCTGCAGCGCGTTGACGCCCTGCTGGAACTGGAAGAGATATTTGGCCGCGACCTGCCGCGCAACGCCCAGTTTGTTGCCGGGATCCGCGCCGCCTGGCAACAGCTGGCGACGCACGGTGCCCGCGAGGCCGTTGCCCGTGCGTTGAATTCTTAA
- the uxuA gene encoding mannonate dehydratase produces MEQTWRWYGPNDPVSLDDVRQAGATGVVTALHHIANGQVWPVDEIKARQALLAAKGLTWSVVESIPVHEDIKTHSGQYATWIANYQQSIRNLAACGIDTVCYNFMPILDWTRTDLEYELPDGSRALRFDQIAFAAFELHILKRPGAEADYSEEEQRQAEVYFKAMSEADIEKLTRNIIAGLPGAEEGYTLDQFRARLAEYDHIDKAQLRDNMAYFLRAIVPVCEEVGIRLAVHPDDPPRPILGLPRIVSTIEDMQWLKETVDSINNGFTMCTGSYGVRADNDLVKMVETFGDRIHFTHLRATCREANPKTFHEAAHLSGDVNMVAVVDAILREEQRRKQAGDLRPIPFRPDHGHQMLDDLRKKTNPGYSAIGRLKGMAEVRGVELALKMTKYPELL; encoded by the coding sequence ATGGAACAAACCTGGCGGTGGTATGGGCCGAACGATCCGGTATCGCTTGATGATGTACGGCAGGCGGGGGCGACCGGCGTCGTCACTGCGCTGCACCATATTGCAAACGGTCAGGTCTGGCCGGTCGACGAGATTAAAGCGCGTCAGGCGCTGTTAGCGGCAAAAGGGTTGACCTGGTCGGTCGTCGAAAGCATTCCAGTCCATGAGGATATTAAAACCCACAGCGGGCAGTATGCGACCTGGATTGCCAACTATCAGCAGAGCATCCGCAACCTCGCGGCCTGCGGCATCGATACCGTGTGCTACAACTTTATGCCGATCCTCGACTGGACGCGCACCGATCTGGAATATGAACTGCCGGACGGCTCCCGTGCGCTGCGTTTCGATCAGATCGCCTTCGCCGCCTTTGAGCTGCATATCCTTAAGCGCCCGGGAGCGGAAGCGGATTACAGCGAAGAAGAACAGCGTCAGGCTGAGGTCTATTTCAAGGCGATGAGCGAAGCGGACATTGAGAAACTGACCCGCAATATCATCGCCGGCCTGCCGGGAGCGGAAGAGGGCTATACTCTCGACCAGTTCCGCGCGCGCCTGGCGGAATATGACCACATTGATAAAGCGCAGCTACGCGACAATATGGCCTATTTCCTGCGCGCCATCGTGCCGGTGTGCGAAGAGGTAGGGATCCGCCTGGCTGTGCATCCGGACGATCCGCCGCGGCCGATCCTTGGCCTGCCGCGTATCGTGTCGACCATCGAAGATATGCAGTGGCTGAAGGAGACGGTGGACAGCATTAACAATGGCTTCACCATGTGTACCGGATCGTATGGCGTTCGCGCCGATAACGATCTGGTGAAAATGGTGGAGACCTTTGGCGATCGTATCCATTTTACCCATCTGCGCGCTACCTGCCGTGAAGCAAACCCGAAAACCTTCCATGAGGCGGCGCACCTTAGCGGCGACGTCAATATGGTGGCAGTGGTGGATGCGATCCTGCGTGAAGAGCAGCGGCGTAAACAGGCCGGCGATCTGCGCCCGATCCCATTCCGCCCGGATCATGGTCATCAGATGCTCGACGATCTGCGCAAGAAAACCAACCCAGGCTATTCGGCGATCGGCCGTCTCAAGGGGATGGCGGAAGTGCGCGGCGTCGAGCTGGCGCTAAAAATGACCAAATACCCTGAACTGCTGTAA
- the yeiP gene encoding elongation factor P-like protein YeiP: protein MPRANEIKKGMVLNYNGKLLIVKNIDIQSPSARGAATLYKMRFSDVRTGLKVEERFKGDDIVDTVTLTRRFVDFSYVDGNEYVFMDKEDYTPYTFTKEQIEEELQFIPEGGMPDMQVLTWDGQLLALELPQTVDLEIIETAPGIKGASASSRTKPATMSTGLVIQVPEYLTTGEKIRIHIEECRYMGRAD from the coding sequence ATGCCAAGAGCGAATGAAATTAAAAAAGGTATGGTGCTGAATTACAACGGCAAGCTGCTGATTGTGAAAAATATTGATATTCAGTCACCCAGCGCCCGCGGTGCTGCGACACTGTATAAAATGCGCTTCTCCGACGTGCGCACCGGCCTGAAAGTAGAAGAGCGCTTCAAAGGCGACGATATCGTCGATACCGTGACCCTGACCCGCCGTTTCGTTGACTTCTCCTACGTCGATGGCAACGAATACGTGTTCATGGATAAAGAAGACTATACCCCTTACACCTTTACCAAAGAGCAGATCGAAGAAGAGCTGCAGTTTATTCCGGAAGGCGGAATGCCGGACATGCAGGTGCTGACCTGGGACGGCCAGCTGCTGGCGCTGGAGCTGCCGCAGACCGTCGACCTGGAAATTATCGAAACCGCGCCGGGTATTAAAGGGGCCTCCGCCAGCTCCCGCACCAAGCCAGCCACCATGAGCACCGGCCTGGTGATTCAGGTGCCGGAATACCTGACTACCGGTGAGAAAATCCGCATTCATATCGAAGAGTGCCGCTATATGGGCCGCGCGGATTAA
- a CDS encoding YkgJ family cysteine cluster protein codes for MECRTDCGACCIAPSISSPIPGMPQGKPANTRCIQLSERNLCLIFGSPLRPKVCASLQPSPEMCLTHRDEAITWLLELELATAP; via the coding sequence ATGGAATGTCGTACTGATTGTGGCGCATGTTGCATCGCCCCCTCTATATCATCGCCGATCCCCGGCATGCCGCAGGGGAAGCCGGCTAACACCCGTTGTATCCAGCTTTCCGAGCGCAATTTATGCCTTATTTTCGGCTCCCCTCTGCGCCCGAAGGTGTGCGCCAGCCTGCAGCCCTCGCCGGAGATGTGCCTCACCCACCGCGATGAAGCGATCACCTGGCTGCTGGAGCTTGAACTGGCCACCGCGCCCTGA
- the setB gene encoding sugar efflux transporter SetB yields MQNRSAALPRRGFDVTSSAFLIVAFLTGIAGALQTPTLSLFLTNEVHVRPAMVGFFFTGSAVIGILVSQFLAGRSDRQGDRKQLIVVCCLLGVLACLLFAWNRNYFILLFIGVFLSSFGSTANPQMFALAREHADRTGREAVMFSSILRAQVSLAWVIGPPLAYALAMGFGFTAMYLSAAAAFIVCGIMVWLFLPSMRKAKVVATGRLEAPRTHRRDALLLFSICTLMWGTNSLYIINMPLFIINELHLPEKLAGLMMGTAAGLEIPTMLIAGYYARRFGKRFLMRLSAVAGVLFYVGMLTVHTPALLLAMQVLNAIYIGILAGIGMLYFQDLMPGQAGAATTLYTNTTRVGWIIAGSLAGVVAEIWSYHAVFWIALAMGVATQACLWRIRDV; encoded by the coding sequence ATGCAAAACCGTAGCGCCGCCCTTCCCCGACGCGGGTTCGATGTCACTTCTTCCGCCTTCTTAATCGTCGCTTTTCTGACGGGCATTGCCGGGGCGTTGCAAACCCCGACCCTGAGCCTGTTTCTGACCAACGAAGTGCACGTCCGCCCGGCGATGGTCGGCTTCTTTTTTACCGGCAGCGCGGTTATTGGCATTCTGGTCAGCCAGTTCCTTGCCGGCCGCTCCGACCGTCAGGGCGACCGCAAGCAGCTGATTGTCGTCTGCTGCCTGCTGGGGGTGCTGGCCTGCCTGCTGTTTGCCTGGAACCGCAACTACTTCATCTTGCTGTTCATCGGTGTTTTTCTCAGCAGCTTTGGCTCGACCGCCAACCCACAGATGTTTGCCCTCGCGCGTGAGCACGCCGACAGGACCGGCCGCGAAGCGGTAATGTTCAGCTCCATTTTACGCGCCCAGGTCTCCCTGGCATGGGTGATTGGCCCCCCGCTGGCCTATGCCCTGGCGATGGGGTTTGGCTTTACCGCGATGTATCTCAGCGCCGCGGCGGCGTTTATTGTCTGCGGGATCATGGTCTGGCTGTTCTTGCCCAGCATGCGCAAAGCGAAGGTGGTAGCGACCGGCCGGCTGGAAGCCCCGCGCACGCACCGCCGCGATGCGCTGCTGCTGTTCAGCATCTGCACGCTGATGTGGGGCACCAACAGCCTGTACATCATTAATATGCCGCTGTTTATCATTAATGAGCTGCATCTGCCGGAGAAGCTGGCCGGCCTGATGATGGGGACCGCCGCCGGGCTGGAAATTCCCACCATGCTGATTGCCGGTTACTACGCCCGGCGCTTCGGTAAACGCTTTCTGATGCGTCTTTCTGCAGTCGCCGGGGTGCTGTTTTACGTGGGGATGCTGACGGTACATACGCCGGCACTGCTGCTGGCGATGCAGGTGCTTAACGCCATCTATATCGGGATCCTCGCCGGGATCGGCATGCTCTATTTCCAGGATTTGATGCCCGGGCAGGCGGGCGCGGCCACCACCCTCTACACCAATACCACCCGCGTCGGCTGGATCATCGCCGGTTCACTGGCGGGCGTGGTAGCAGAGATCTGGAGCTATCATGCGGTGTTCTGGATTGCGCTGGCGATGGGCGTTGCCACTCAGGCCTGCCTGTGGCGGATCAGAGACGTGTAA
- the fruB gene encoding fused PTS fructose transporter subunit IIA/HPr protein → MFQLSVQDIHPGQQAGNKEEAIRQVAAALVSAGNVADGYVTGMLAREQQTSTFLGNGIAIPHGTTDTRDQVLKTGVQVFQFPQGVTWGEGQTAYVAIGIAASSDEHLGLLRQLTHVLSDDAVSAQLQSATTAEELRALLMGEKQSEALKLDNETLSLDVAASDLLTLQALNAARLKEVGAVDAAFVSHVINDTPLNLGQGVWLNDSAEGNLRSAVAVSRAANAFTRDEQPVSLLVTVAMADEQPTTVLNRLSKLLLDKKAEHLLKADAATVLALLTSDDAIAEDVLSAEFVVRNEHGLHARPGTMLVNTIKQFSSDITVTNLDGSGKPANGRSLMKVVALGVKKGHRLRFTAQGEDAQQALDAIGEAIAAGLGEGA, encoded by the coding sequence ATGTTCCAGTTATCTGTGCAGGATATTCATCCCGGCCAGCAGGCCGGTAATAAAGAAGAGGCCATCCGGCAGGTCGCCGCCGCGCTGGTCAGCGCCGGTAACGTGGCCGATGGCTACGTTACCGGTATGCTGGCGCGCGAGCAGCAGACCTCGACCTTCCTCGGCAACGGGATTGCGATCCCGCACGGCACGACGGACACCCGTGACCAGGTGCTGAAGACCGGCGTTCAGGTGTTTCAGTTCCCGCAGGGCGTCACCTGGGGGGAAGGGCAGACCGCCTATGTGGCGATCGGGATTGCCGCCAGCTCAGATGAACACCTCGGCCTGCTGCGTCAGCTGACCCATGTGCTGAGCGATGACGCGGTCTCTGCCCAGCTGCAGTCAGCGACCACTGCAGAAGAGCTGCGCGCGTTACTGATGGGTGAGAAGCAGAGCGAAGCGCTGAAGCTGGATAACGAGACCCTCAGTCTCGACGTCGCGGCCAGCGATCTGCTGACCCTGCAGGCGCTGAACGCGGCGCGTCTGAAAGAAGTTGGCGCTGTTGATGCCGCCTTCGTTAGCCACGTCATTAACGATACGCCGCTGAACCTCGGTCAGGGCGTCTGGCTGAACGACAGTGCGGAAGGCAATCTGCGCAGCGCCGTGGCGGTCAGCCGCGCGGCTAACGCCTTTACCCGCGACGAGCAGCCGGTTTCCCTGCTGGTCACGGTGGCGATGGCCGATGAGCAGCCGACCACAGTGCTGAACCGCCTGAGCAAGCTGCTGCTGGACAAAAAAGCTGAACATTTGCTGAAAGCCGACGCCGCCACGGTGCTGGCGCTGCTGACCAGCGACGACGCTATTGCCGAAGATGTGCTGAGCGCCGAATTCGTGGTGCGCAATGAACACGGCCTGCACGCCCGTCCGGGCACCATGCTGGTCAACACCATTAAACAATTTTCCAGCGACATCACCGTCACCAATCTCGACGGTTCCGGCAAGCCGGCTAACGGTCGCAGCCTGATGAAGGTTGTGGCGCTGGGTGTGAAAAAAGGTCACCGTCTGCGCTTTACCGCGCAGGGTGAGGATGCGCAACAAGCGCTGGATGCGATTGGCGAAGCGATCGCCGCAGGCCTTGGGGAGGGCGCATAA
- the fruK gene encoding 1-phosphofructokinase → MSRRVATITLNPAYDLVGFTPEIERGEVNLVRTTGLHAAGKGINVAKVLKDLGIDVTVGGFLGKDNQDGFQQLFSELGIANRFQVVQGRTRINVKLTEKDGEVTDFNFSGFEVTPGDWERFVNDSLSWLGQFDMVCVSGSLPSGVSPEAFTDWMTRLRSQCPCIIFDSSREALVAGLKAAPWLVKPNRRELEIWAGRKLPEMKDVIDAAHALREQGIAHVVISLGEEGALWVNASGEWIAKPPSVEVVSTVGAGDSMVGGLIYGLLMRESSEHTLRLATAVAALAVSQSNVGITDRTQLAAMMARVDLQPFN, encoded by the coding sequence ATGAGCAGACGTGTAGCAACCATTACTTTAAACCCGGCATACGATCTGGTGGGGTTCACCCCGGAGATTGAACGTGGCGAAGTGAATCTGGTGCGCACCACCGGCCTGCACGCCGCCGGGAAAGGCATTAATGTGGCGAAAGTGCTGAAAGATCTTGGCATTGACGTCACCGTCGGCGGCTTCCTGGGTAAAGACAACCAGGACGGCTTTCAGCAACTGTTCAGCGAGCTGGGGATCGCCAACCGTTTCCAGGTGGTACAGGGCCGGACCCGCATCAACGTTAAGCTGACGGAAAAAGATGGCGAAGTGACCGATTTCAACTTCTCCGGCTTTGAAGTCACCCCTGGCGACTGGGAACGCTTCGTCAACGACTCCCTGAGCTGGCTTGGGCAGTTCGATATGGTCTGCGTCAGCGGCAGCCTGCCGTCCGGCGTTAGCCCGGAAGCCTTCACTGACTGGATGACCCGCCTGCGCAGCCAGTGCCCATGCATCATTTTCGACAGCAGCCGCGAAGCGCTGGTTGCTGGACTGAAAGCGGCGCCGTGGCTGGTGAAACCGAACCGGCGCGAGCTGGAAATCTGGGCCGGGCGCAAGCTGCCGGAGATGAAAGATGTTATCGACGCCGCTCATGCGCTGCGCGAGCAGGGGATCGCCCACGTGGTGATTTCCCTGGGTGAAGAGGGCGCGCTGTGGGTCAACGCCTCTGGCGAATGGATTGCTAAACCACCTTCAGTGGAAGTGGTCAGCACCGTTGGCGCCGGCGATTCGATGGTTGGCGGCCTGATTTACGGCCTGCTGATGCGTGAATCCAGCGAGCATACCCTGCGACTGGCGACCGCCGTCGCTGCCCTGGCCGTCAGCCAGAGCAATGTTGGAATTACCGACCGTACCCAGTTGGCCGCGATGATGGCGCGCGTCGACTTACAACCCTTTAATTGA